The following are encoded together in the Bradyrhizobium genosp. L genome:
- a CDS encoding outer membrane protein yields the protein MRTKFIAALTATTVLGLGAASAADLAARPYTKAPAYVEAIYNWAGFYIGGHVGGAWTNEQWANTANTTAFGDLAPGQGFRQRGTGFLGGGQIGYNWQANNFVFGVEGTLSGLDASGRVNNTVFGAADDQFSWRANLLATIVGRAGLAINNNLLYVKGGYAGVNNRLSVVDTLPPATGSGSTTQWASGWTVGAGWEYGITRNWTVGVEYNYAAFEKQSYQLAGTATGTYTFDAKPRDLQWAVVRLNYKFDAPVIARY from the coding sequence TTGCGTACCAAATTCATTGCTGCGTTGACCGCCACCACCGTGCTTGGCCTCGGCGCCGCATCCGCCGCCGACCTCGCGGCCCGTCCCTACACCAAGGCGCCGGCTTACGTCGAGGCGATCTACAACTGGGCCGGCTTCTACATCGGCGGCCATGTCGGCGGCGCCTGGACCAACGAGCAGTGGGCCAACACCGCGAACACCACGGCGTTCGGTGACCTCGCGCCGGGCCAGGGCTTCCGTCAGCGCGGCACGGGTTTCCTGGGCGGCGGTCAGATCGGTTACAACTGGCAGGCCAACAATTTCGTGTTCGGCGTCGAGGGCACGCTGTCCGGGCTCGATGCTTCCGGCCGCGTCAACAACACGGTGTTCGGTGCCGCGGATGATCAGTTCAGCTGGCGGGCCAATCTGCTGGCAACGATCGTCGGTCGCGCCGGTCTCGCCATCAACAACAACCTGCTCTACGTCAAGGGCGGCTACGCCGGCGTGAACAACCGCCTGTCGGTGGTCGACACCCTTCCGCCCGCAACCGGCTCCGGCAGCACGACCCAGTGGGCCAGCGGCTGGACCGTCGGCGCCGGCTGGGAATACGGCATCACCCGCAACTGGACCGTCGGTGTCGAGTACAACTACGCCGCCTTCGAGAAGCAGAGCTATCAACTCGCGGGTACCGCGACCGGCACCTACACGTTCGACGCCAAGCCGCGCGACCTGCAATGGGCGGTGGTGCGCCTGAACTACAAGTTCGACGCGCCGGTGATCGCGCGCTACTGA
- a CDS encoding glucose 1-dehydrogenase, translated as MKNGLFDLSGKVAIVTGGNGGIGLGMAQGMADAGAAIAVVGRNEAKSKAAVEDLSRRGVKAIAVTTDVTDKAAVAAMVERVTAELGRIDILVNNAGMSIRKPPHELALEEWSKVIDTNLTSAFLCSKAAYPALKASGHGKIINIGSMMSIFGASFAAAYAASKGGIVQYSRACANAWAPDNIQVNAILPGWIDTELTQGARQQVAGLHERVLARTPAARWGAIGDFAGIAVFLASPASDFVTGTAIPVDGGYSVMV; from the coding sequence ATGAAAAACGGACTGTTTGATCTCTCGGGCAAGGTCGCCATCGTCACTGGCGGCAATGGCGGCATCGGGCTCGGCATGGCGCAGGGCATGGCTGATGCCGGCGCTGCGATTGCCGTCGTCGGCCGCAACGAGGCGAAATCGAAGGCGGCGGTCGAGGATCTCAGCCGGCGCGGCGTCAAGGCCATCGCGGTGACGACCGACGTCACCGACAAGGCGGCGGTCGCTGCCATGGTCGAACGCGTGACCGCCGAGCTCGGACGGATCGACATCCTCGTCAATAATGCCGGCATGAGCATCCGCAAGCCGCCGCACGAACTCGCGCTCGAGGAATGGAGCAAGGTGATCGACACCAACCTCACGAGCGCCTTCCTGTGCTCGAAGGCGGCCTATCCGGCGCTGAAGGCCTCGGGTCACGGCAAGATCATCAACATCGGCTCGATGATGTCGATCTTCGGCGCGAGCTTTGCCGCGGCCTATGCCGCAAGCAAGGGCGGCATCGTGCAGTACAGCCGCGCCTGCGCCAACGCCTGGGCTCCCGACAATATCCAGGTCAACGCCATCCTGCCCGGCTGGATCGACACCGAGCTGACGCAAGGCGCGCGCCAGCAGGTCGCCGGCCTGCATGAGCGCGTGCTGGCGCGTACGCCGGCCGCACGCTGGGGCGCGATCGGCGATTTCGCCGGGATTGCCGTGTTCCTAGCTTCTCCCGCGTCCGACTTCGTCACCGGCACCGCCATTCCGGTCGACGGCGGCTATTCGGTGATGGTCTAG
- a CDS encoding outer membrane protein: protein MKKILLALTAVAAMTASAQAADLAARPYTKAPAPLPVAPSWTGFYVFGGGGGGVWDADTTIQPTAGGASILGLNQRQGGDGWYGTVGAGYDWQASQSWVFGVFADGQFGSLKGTIQDQGPFIAGNIKNDYSWAAGARLGYLVAPNVLSYVNAGYSDAHWKGTTLLSTVTALPSGLHTNGFDRGGWFVGGGVENNLSFFGISAPGWFMKTEYRAAYYDNKNISELADGTNLSNGRDITFKPLVQTISTSLVYRFNWSGPVVAKY from the coding sequence ATGAAGAAGATCTTGCTCGCTCTGACCGCGGTTGCTGCGATGACGGCATCGGCCCAGGCGGCCGACCTCGCCGCCCGCCCGTACACCAAGGCTCCCGCCCCGCTCCCGGTGGCGCCGAGCTGGACTGGCTTCTACGTGTTTGGCGGCGGCGGCGGCGGCGTCTGGGACGCTGACACCACCATTCAGCCGACCGCTGGCGGCGCGAGCATCCTTGGCCTCAACCAGCGCCAGGGCGGCGATGGCTGGTACGGCACCGTCGGCGCCGGCTACGACTGGCAGGCCAGCCAGAGCTGGGTGTTCGGCGTGTTCGCCGACGGCCAGTTCGGCAGCCTCAAGGGCACCATCCAGGATCAGGGTCCGTTCATCGCGGGCAACATCAAGAACGACTACTCCTGGGCCGCCGGTGCGCGCCTCGGCTATCTGGTCGCTCCGAACGTCCTGTCCTACGTGAACGCCGGTTACTCGGACGCGCACTGGAAGGGCACCACCCTGCTCAGCACCGTCACCGCTCTCCCGTCCGGCCTGCACACCAACGGTTTCGACCGCGGTGGCTGGTTCGTTGGCGGCGGCGTCGAGAACAACCTGAGCTTCTTCGGCATCTCGGCTCCCGGCTGGTTCATGAAGACCGAGTACCGCGCTGCCTACTACGACAACAAGAACATCTCCGAGTTGGCTGACGGTACCAACCTGTCGAACGGCCGCGACATCACCTTCAAGCCGCTGGTGCAGACCATCAGCACCTCGCTGGTCTACCGCTTCAACTGGAGCGGCCCGGTTGTCGCCAAGTACTGA